TAAAATATGAGTGAAACAGCATTTCATTCCGGTTTTGTCGCCATTGTTGGTCGGCCAAACGTTGGAAAGTCGACATTCTTGAATCGAGTTGTCGGCCAAAAAGTTGCTATTATGTCGAATAAGGCGCAGACAACACGAAACAAGATTCAAGGTATTTATACCACTGAGCATAGCCAGATTGTATTTATTGATACACCGGGTATTCATAAGCCACAAAATAAACTAGATGAGTTCATGATGAACTCAGCAACTTCGGCGTTAAATGAAGTCGATGCAGTTTTATTTATGGTCAGTGCTAAAGATCGCATGGGCGCCGGCGATACCTTTATTATTGATCAATTAAAAAAAGTGAAGCAGCCGGTTTATTTGATCGTTAATAAAATTGATACAGTTCACCCCAATGATCTAGCACCATTCGTTGAACAGTACCAAGCTGAATTGGACTTTGCCCAAGTTTTCCCTATCTCAGCCTTGCAGGGTAACAATGTTGATGAATTGCTGGCGACATTGAATCAGAATTTACCGGAAGGTCCGCAATATTATCCGGACGATCAAATCACTGATCATCCGGAGTACTTTGTGGTTTCTGAATTGATCCGCGAAAAGATCTTGGAGCTAACACGTGA
This is a stretch of genomic DNA from Loigolactobacillus coryniformis subsp. coryniformis KCTC 3167 = DSM 20001. It encodes these proteins:
- the era gene encoding GTPase Era — encoded protein: MSETAFHSGFVAIVGRPNVGKSTFLNRVVGQKVAIMSNKAQTTRNKIQGIYTTEHSQIVFIDTPGIHKPQNKLDEFMMNSATSALNEVDAVLFMVSAKDRMGAGDTFIIDQLKKVKQPVYLIVNKIDTVHPNDLAPFVEQYQAELDFAQVFPISALQGNNVDELLATLNQNLPEGPQYYPDDQITDHPEYFVVSELIREKILELTRDEVPHSVAVNVERMRRNDQDKLKIEATIIVERDGQKGIIIGKGGKMLKEIGTRARRDIEHLLGDKVYLQLWVKIDKNWRDNQRYLNELGYQKKNY